The genomic interval TGAATAGCTATGATTAAAAATCGAATTCTCTGACATCAGCCTTCAATGGGCTGTGATGGGTAAATATTTTGAAACTTAATGCAGTTTACCTTGTAATCTGACACCTCAGGAGTGTAATTCTCAGTCAGCTCCAGAAGCTGTATGAAATCAAAGCAGTGCATTAGCAAGAGATAGTACACCTgggacacacaacacaacacaacacaacgcaacacaccacaccacaacaatGTTAAACTTTATTTGATTATACTACAAATGCAATGATTGATGCGCTGTGATCTTTTTACAAATAATTCAGACTGAAGATACCCTTTAATAACATGCAGAGATTAAGAGATTAACAATGTCAACTTCACACAAAGAGGCATAATATGGTGAAGAGAGTGGACTGCAGCCAGGGACTCATAAGAGCATgtttacacagacacaagctTAAGTTTGGACCTGAAATAGCTCCACAGCTACTGTACCTTAAAGGCAATCTTCTGCCCGACAGGTGGGGGTGCAGCCAACAGTGGGAGCACGTTATAGTCCCGTGGAACCGGTTCAGGCGgattctgggggggggggggggggggattaaagTATCAGCAATGTTAAGATTGACATTGCCCAGCTGATCTTTAATAGAGGTAGGTGATGGCCACCAAAGTGGAAGGTACAAAACTGAGTGTGCACATatagataaataaatgtacacTACACTGTTGTGTAGCTTTCTGCACTTTGGTAAGTTTAGATTAAACTGATTTAAGTCAAGTGAAAGTGGACACCAGTCACAAATCTAAACATAACGGAGTGCTTCtcaaacacaaatgcacagaccAACAATTAACTAGGGAGGATGACATGTTATGGTTGCACAGTTGTAGAGTATGACTTACCTGAAGGATTAAACTGGTGTTGGTCAGCGAGTCATTAAACCTTCTGTCCCTTGTCCGGTCGTCGTCACTGTTGTCGTACCGGAAGCCCTTACTCCAGGGCGTTCCATTCCCCCGTCCgctccctcttcctccacccCGGCTGGAAGACCCCCTCCGTGCAGCAAACCTTCCTTCCCCACGGCCCGTGCCTTTTCCTGGGGTTCTGGCGTCCATCCTGCCCCTGCCTGCCCCCACTACAGGACTGGAGCACACCACCCCTGCTACATGTAGGCCCATGCCGTTTAGCACCGGTTTCCTAATAACCAGCTCAATCTCCTCTTCACTGCTGTCCGAGTCTGAGGCCCTCAGGTCTGATTTGGCCGCCAGTGCAGCTGCTGGCTTTGCCGCCGGGCTACTTGAGGCAGCTGAGGCGGCTGGGGCAGATAAAGGGGGTTTTGGGGTGCATGTGGCAGAGGGTTTCCTGACAGGAGGCCTCTCTGAACTAGAGGAGGAATCAGAGTCTGAGGAGGTCTCAGCTTTTTTAGCCGGAGGCTTCTTCAAGCCGCCTCCAGCAGCAGTAGAAGCAGAAGCTGAAGCTTTGGGGTTGGAAGAGGGAGCAGGTGGGGGTATCCTGACAGGGGTCCGCTTGGGAGGGGGCCTCTCGGCACTGCTGGAGGAATCAGAGTCGGAGGAAGAGCTCTGAGCCTGCTTTTTAGGTGGTGGTTTGGTCTTTGTGTTCACCGCGGCATTTGCAGGACTAGGTTTGGACTTAGCGGGAAGGGATTTGGCAGGAGTTGGCTTTTTAGGGGGCTGCAGAACCGAGCCAGAGTCTGAGTCAGACAATGACGAGCTGTCTTTGCGTTTGGTTCCTGTGTTTGAGCCAGACTTACTGACGGGACCTGCCCCGCTGCTTACTTTCCCCTGAGGTTTAGGATGCTGAGTGGGTCTCTTGGATGGCTCTTCATCACTGCTATCACTGGAGTCAGAGGACGTTTCCTTTGGTTTCCTGGCAGCGGGTCTGCCATTAAAAGCAGGAGTAGAGGGCTGCTGTTTTTTAGTGGATTTTTCTGGCTGAGGTTTAGGCCCTGGGGCTGCAGGGGTCAGTTTGGCCGTTTCTGTCTGCCTTTCGCCAGCCTgctcctctttcctctttttttttttacttttcttctTGCCATTCTCAGTCACACTCAGCTGAGTTCCCTGactttcctttctctttttcgAAGCGCTATTCTGTTCATCCTTCACCTCCTGTTCTTCGGTTTCCCTCCTTCTTTTCTTGGCTTTACTTAATTTGGATGTTTCTGATTCTGTAGCGGTCAGATGTGATAGACTCTCAGCTTTCACCCTGGcaat from Alosa sapidissima isolate fAloSap1 chromosome 3, fAloSap1.pri, whole genome shotgun sequence carries:
- the coil gene encoding coilin, whose product is MAASSLNVVRVRLYFDYPSPAVSTCRMCWLLIDLNKCRVVADLVSVIREKFDYSRKTCLDLFIEDCYLPPSESIYVVRDNDSIRVKAESLSHLTATESETSKLSKAKKRRRETEEQEVKDEQNSASKKRKESQGTQLSVTENGKKKSKKKKRKEEQAGERQTETAKLTPAAPGPKPQPEKSTKKQQPSTPAFNGRPAARKPKETSSDSSDSSDEEPSKRPTQHPKPQGKVSSGAGPVSKSGSNTGTKRKDSSSLSDSDSGSVLQPPKKPTPAKSLPAKSKPSPANAAVNTKTKPPPKKQAQSSSSDSDSSSSAERPPPKRTPVRIPPPAPSSNPKASASASTAAGGGLKKPPAKKAETSSDSDSSSSSERPPVRKPSATCTPKPPLSAPAASAASSSPAAKPAAALAAKSDLRASDSDSSEEEIELVIRKPVLNGMGLHVAGVVCSSPVVGAGRGRMDARTPGKGTGRGEGRFAARRGSSSRGGGRGSGRGNGTPWSKGFRYDNSDDDRTRDRRFNDSLTNTSLILQNPPEPVPRDYNVLPLLAAPPPVGQKIAFKLLELTENYTPEVSDYKEGKITGFNVITNMVELELLSRPKVPIEPGKFDLVYENPDGSEVVEYAVTQGSQLTERWDSLLEPRLIVENVE